The genome window TAcatttacgttaaataatGATTAACGAGCCAAACACTCGATATTTGTTGTTGTACTAGTTGTGTGGTACAAATAACTAGTTTAGGCTGGGATTTCTGATAATCAAATAATTGTGCTATTTGAGATACTCGTAGTAGATAATTCACAAACATATTTAgatattttgataaatgagGTCGGCCCTACAATTGAAGAAGTTGCACATGAAGATCGAGCAAGACGGCTGTCCTGCGCATTTTGGTATAAATGttacaaaaacgaaaaaaaaatattttgaattttacagAAAAGGTTGCTCTTGGTAAAATGATCTACTTGTTTTCAGGCTCCTAAagcagttttcatttttaggcTGGCTGCTacagttctttttttttcgcatttatctcgaaaatttggactttgaatttttttatttaaaaaatcatgaaaAATTGAAGTAGGCGAATCTTATCTTCAAAATCACATTACCATAGCTACTTACTGCAAATGTGCTTatagtatataacggtattaggccgatatgggttatataacagaCATGGTTGAGGTattgagtactgataaatcctaataacagtatggtataaagaaaagtaatttataaAACGTCAGACTGCACATTAAAACGGTGTAAGTATTGATAAACTTCTTCTTATAATGTTGGCTCTCCAAAAGAGAACATACTTAATTCAATGTTATGGTACTGGCGATTTTTGCTATCGTGAGGTGATcaacaaatttaacaaaaatatccTAAAACAACAATTTCTCACGTGGCCGTCCGAAAATTagtgaaaaaatgtatggAAACTGGTTCCATactaaatgttaaaaaaataagaaaacattTAGTTAATTGGGTTGCAAACAATAAGCAGACACGGTTTCAAAAAAGTAAGCAgatatttctgaaattttgcaTGGAGCGATGATTTTACATAatgaacaacttttttttaatgacgttTTGCCGTAGTTAATACACAACAGATAGTTTTCCTAAACCACCAAGGCCTCCTTGATTTGAAACAAtcaaaaaatacttaaaattAGTTTCAAGCCAAGCAGGACTTAATCCTCAAATatgaaattcaaattcaaaatgtttttgtcaATCATACCTCTTTGTAACTCAGTCCGTGGACATACggtatgtattataaataGTAGATTGTGTTATTAGAATTAAAGTGGTAATTGTTTTAACGGGCAATTTGTTTGCATAGCGAGGCGAAGCGTAGTGTAGCCGAGTTACTGCAataattatttccttcatacaTATaggctgtcccaaaaatggcgtactaactacatacttactaccgtatccagaatgtttaaatgtacacgaaaaaaatatggaaaaaaaatttcagccaaaaatataaattattattaattattatttttattattaacggtaatacaatgtaaacaaagatgtactcgtacatcattaccttgcaatgtagtggatttaaaatatttttttcgatttccaaagcttctaaattcactattgtgcaggattagatattggtagtgagtaatcttgtactttgtgataatatgtactattagaggtagctgacaatttaatacatatatttcaaaataatttacctgttaagtgccactttcaaggaccgccaaatcagcaaataagtccaatagaattttttaaacatttttctgacgtttacggtagtctcttctacaccgtagtgcaccgttagtacgccttTTTttggacaccctgtataaaaaccCGTAATTGCTATGGTTTTTCTGGCTTTTATATCGGTTAAATTTTGAATCGTCAAAATTTAGCCGGGTAAATATCTatgtgtcaaaattaaatctatttgttcataataattcaggaaataatcattccgaatatatatatatatacatattcgtatgaagaagaaaaatacaattaaaattcgaaattcacgAATACCCCGCGTGCATGAAAATAAcctgattaaattttgacgtcTTTTGTCGCAACGTTTTGcttaaagaaatatttctcGTAAATTTTCCACCCAAGATTACGTTACGTGGAAAATTTACTCGACATATTTCTAAGcaaaacattttgacaaaacgtcaaaatttaatcggtTATTTTcatgcacttgggatattacTGTTGACTATTTCCCTcagaaaatttcaaccaatcatATTAATGTATAGAAATCACCTAGCAACGGACGAATTTCAGCGACTATTCATGCACCATGCAAATACCCAGGTATTTGTACATGAGCATAGAGtgaatatttttgacattttcaaaacattcgAGCTTTCAATTATCAAAGTGCAGTTATTGATTTAAGTTACAATTAGTATTTGAACAATAAATAGTTATAGTTATTATTGAAAGTACAAAACTCGATTTCTTGATGGTaattcattcaaaaattttcttcggGAAATAGTCCTCGATATATCCCTCGTGCATGCCATCCTTGAATATTTTCCCGTAATTGGCATGCACTGGGGATATACaaggtgtctcagctaagactttcgagcctaataactcagttattttccagcggatttttgtgaaatttaaaatgcagatattttagacgtatctggtaatgtaaataactattatcacTAGTGGAAAGTTTACCCACACAAACCGTAAGTGactgtgtcaattttgacaaatggatacactctttatttttacatgccaaactaaatacatacagggtgattctgaaataagtttggaaaaaaaaagtggagtatccttgacacaaaataattctgcgtcaatgacttttggaggtgaaatcataaggatggaaattaccctatatccttgtattttcaacgcctatgaatagggaaaatttgtccgaatttgttcacttcattagcaaccattgttacatcaactccagaataaagtcgtaggtgcaagcacactgctttgtaaatgtttctatggaaatgatcgagaggagttaggttacgtttgtgactgaaggacacctttgattattattgttgctaaactaccaagataatcaggtaatcacctttaactcagcagcgtactagcaattttgaccaaattttcaatcatttgtatctcgaaaacgaaaaaacttttataagaattttttttttgtctgtgACTTCTTTTCATCATCATcaattaccggttttttttccaaacttatttcagaatcaccctgtatattttttccaacatcgattTAAACTGTTTGTGTTTTCCATgcatcgggtgtttttttaaatttcacctcatagtaggcattgaagagtcgattgtgaatgcactatacgAGTTAGGGATTACGgatcagctatttaaatctgacgttttacacgagtggtgcgttcacatcgactcttcaacgcctactacgatgtgcaatttaaaaaaacccccGATAGTTTTGGTTAAATGGGAGTTATTTACTACAAAgtttattatttaagaaatttattagTTTAGATACAAATTAGAATTCAATTACATATATTGAAGTATTTGATATGTTCATCCTTTAACTTTATAATCTGGATGTTTTTcgattctaaaaaataaaataaaaataagattgCAATACACATTATAAGGACATGTTACCCTTTATGCAGGCTAAAATCAACAACCCTTGCTTTTTCACCTACGTccagtttttttaattccttCATATCGTTATCATCAAGACTAAAATCAAACACGTTGATATTTTCCTGAATGCGTTTAGGAGTGATGCTTTTCGGAATTGCTGCAATCTCTCGCTGAATAAGAAATCGAAGAACGACTTGTGCTGGACTTTTTGAATGTTTCTTCGCGATTATATCAGGTAGTTCTTTCGCTCTATGACAATTAAAGCAAACAAGATATGGTAATCAGTTAATCACTAAGCTATAAAGTACTCACGCTTGTCCAAATTTTTCCGCAAATTTGTTGTGACCAGGTGCGGCTAATGGGGAAAAAGCCACCACAGTTATACCGTTcttgtgacaaaaatcaacTAGTGCAGTCTGCTGTAGATAAACATGATTTTCAACTTGTAAATTTGCAGGTTTGATTCTGGCAGTTTTTAGAACTGTTTCTATTTGGGAGATGTTGTAATTAGATAATCCAATTGTCTTCGCTCGACCAGCGTCCACTTGTTCTtccattttctaaaataaaacaaacaactgTATAATCCACATAACGTCAGTAAAATAACTAGATTTCACTGAAATTACGAAGTCTTTAACTAAGAAATTCTATGAAATGGGAATATGCTGATTgttgataattaattaattcataaaTGAGTATACGTTTGAAAACTTTGTTTAAATAGTTAACAACTCCAAAAGCCTGAAAATCAAATATCATGCTCAAGATTTCTGCTTACCCTCCAAACAGCAGCATGGTCTGTTTTACCCTCAAACTGGATCTCTCCTTTTTCGTTTACCTTTACTCGACCTGCACTTTCGTcgtatttaaatccaatgggTAAATGTATCAAATACAAGTCAACATAATctagttgtaaattttctagcgactttttcataaaaagtTCGACTCTATCTGGATGTACACCCTGCGGCGGAAGTTTAGTCGTAATGAATATATCCTCTCTTTTCAGTTTGCCAGACGCAAACCATTGTTTCAAGACGTTCccaataattttttcgttttggtAGACGTAGGCAGTGTCTATATGACGATAACCAGCTTCAAGAGCAGTATTTAAGGAAACTGTAACTTCAGTTTCATCGTTCGACtggaaataacaaattaaacagCATATAAGTTTTGAAGACTTCTGGTTTtacattatattattataattttcagtTGACAAACTGCCAACTTAATTTTTGATTATATCAAAGGAAATTTTGCATGCGCGAGACTTACATCGAAAGTACCGAAACCCAAGGCAGGCATCTTCAAACCTCCAggtaaattgaaaaatatttttgctgcCATTTTAGTGATGTTTTTAATTAGAAATTCTTGACACAATTAAATTTGATGTTTCATTTCGGATATTTATACACATTTATGTTATCTCTATTTTGCGCACGCTCCTATACTTTTGTGTTGTGCAACGTAGGTATTATTTTATCGTAACATATACCTGCTTTTAACTGAGGTATGATTCTgcaaattttttgataattatacaggtggtcccgatataacctgccaaaaaaattctgggtcattagaaggatctaacaagtccaaaaaacccctttTCATTAGGACCAAAATAATgaggataaattaacccctatccacacgcattcgacgctgctgaccacaaaaatatgtacctactcaggaattaattgttggtgtttgtaaggatgac of Tenebrio molitor chromosome 6, icTenMoli1.1, whole genome shotgun sequence contains these proteins:
- the LOC138133491 gene encoding aldo-keto reductase family 1 member A1-like gives rise to the protein MAAKIFFNLPGGLKMPALGFGTFDSNDETEVTVSLNTALEAGYRHIDTAYVYQNEKIIGNVLKQWFASGKLKREDIFITTKLPPQGVHPDRVELFMKKSLENLQLDYVDLYLIHLPIGFKYDESAGRVKVNEKGEIQFEGKTDHAAVWRKMEEQVDAGRAKTIGLSNYNISQIETVLKTARIKPANLQVENHVYLQQTALVDFCHKNGITVVAFSPLAAPGHNKFAEKFGQAAKELPDIIAKKHSKSPAQVVLRFLIQREIAAIPKSITPKRIQENINVFDFSLDDNDMKELKKLDVGEKARVVDFSLHKGIEKHPDYKVKG